A single genomic interval of Eurosta solidaginis isolate ZX-2024a chromosome 3, ASM4086904v1, whole genome shotgun sequence harbors:
- the LOC137243903 gene encoding uncharacterized protein isoform X2 — protein MSSGREEGEIDSEEDGLRKRINELEEENAKYEKIKGFTDCYMDKYGHMHQFNDYNDFEAEQRAGQVPTDVSSISSVEFQTPKKKKHKRNKKGKCKVHARRSNRCTHQRQKHCKTQLHEEKRRHHHHHHNRERVVLNPYYEQPGIEIISLDSTDMSDYDRDNYSIAAMEIESPDESYNTTLPLSREELRLALGRGAAERKNNVCSLKERLQPDKLIPIDNEENEDKDEKVQTFQNATANLNENIDNVVEIDSDNSISLEEHELRLIALRSAIMKKHATRKKRNAEIAYSPTDFDDLVVEPISVVDSEIEELHGDMELSPASSPHLLLSPIHCDDEQNSNISLETVDQQIDTKPIDMDIVSSDSEREDNGSNMVDIADCLQKPATHDIPLPPDAPPMKGVAMQAMAFNYVNHNSGIAAFDMYMHPTIHYSTPMDMPQTMLPMPPTPPAPPLITTTANDIQPLPITNEIAVNTFDNDVKNEVPNRELIITASPKSASMDIIAEDTQDEPPDGEGSGEDEEEAEALRALLLSQRQMAKAAKANGMPRLRKPSPAQEIPQIIRHHSPKIASLDVDRLQENNTIIKALPLQLPVLQVNKPLLDTKPTESILKEALRRLKVKKSIQPREDPQQVCEKHADNIQPRLTIKPFARCKELGDEEETVVLAHAEAHNLIVNESSQSNDSNKHSMQQQEDTRSSFELESHKRSAPEILGTHATSIENTQKRRLENEMSKAGRTLRIIELRQDIEYSSSQHSSEGSSNNVELEKAGNAQSVCVYEKPSKKFKTSTNEQLNHTQKATSIISVNGKERIQESASNKERNSSASGEKENKELLKEVSTKSDVMANVIANVIANVKPNAVKPVKKLARAAVEKRKVSQLTFASATKTTITTTTNQPAKNAAPSQKKTVSAAPRVPSLVANPISKQLKIVKPNKVINKHLHTSNDTQTITEASTQSRVLTSSKLPNIKVNKLIIRVGGDVESSSEDEEILRHQTLERCIRLTTARTATPDSLTGILNENFYSSKVSSNSQQQQQLAEMPNDDISNLSLSAQQDAVMSAATEAFEKKLEDFLKNMRSKTQSKTNSSVEHARVRKISSSSKQTGTPTAVRSLPTASQEEYKRLVHRMKILEKQKQLKKMQKALLEDAEKYSKNKKDSATQKLKKTKEVIFSETATQTSNDASSMGGYDQEAKTIENDAVESTEKCESRKTDSNEVAAANVQIAKAEAVKANLALTAKLQTCEKIVTNISNNIIKRLDKSLQLVNDAKLSKIAKMRHEQRIKELRLEMDQTQRKMKEEQIKMSRIYPEICANNEFITNLKQKRAKVLEMAMKLGRRVKGDDYSLLWHITGPNEQTQIITVYYTEINSRGIICGVGKQRIQKWQARMERQILGDLCNPLEMSDESFKKLST, from the exons GTCACATGCATCAATTTAATGATTACAATGACTTTGAAGCTGAACAACGTGCGGGCCAGGTACCCACCGATGTTTCATCCATTTCATCTGTTGAATTTCAAACACCTAAAAAGAAGAAACACAAAAGAAATAAGAAGGGTAAATGTAAGGTACATGCGCGAAGGAGTAATCGTTGCACACATCAACGCCAAAAACACTGTAAGACTCAACTGCATGAAGAAAAGCGACgtcaccatcatcatcatcataatcGGGAACGTGTTGTGCTGAATCCATACTATGAACAACCTGGCATTGAAATAATTTCATTGGACTCCACCGACATGAGTGATTATGATAGAGATAATTATTCAATAGCGGCCATGGAAATTGAAAGTCCAGATGAAAGTTATAACACAACATTGCCTTTGAGTCGTGAAGAGCTACGTTTAGCATTGGGGCGTGGTGCAGCTGAGAGGAAAAATAATGTTTGCTCATTAAAAGAGCGTCTACAGCCGGACAAACTCATTCCAATAGATAATGAAGAAAACGAAGATAAAGATGAAAAagtacaaacatttcaaaatgcCACAGCGAATTTAAATGAAAACATAGATAATGTAGTAGAAATTGATAGTGATAACTCCATATCCCTAGAAGAGCATGAATTACGTTTAATTGCGCTAAGGTCAGCGATTATGAAAAAGCATGCGACGAGAAAAAAACGCAATGCGGAAATTGCATATTCACCTACAGATTTTGATGATTTGGTCGTGGAACCAATAAGTGTGGTTGACTCGGAAATTGAAGAGTTGCATGGTGATATGGAATTAAGTCCAGCAAGTTCACCGCACCTATTACTTAGTCCCATACACTGCGATGATGAACAAAATAGTAATATAAGTTTAGAAACAGTAGACCAACAAATTGATACCAAACCTATAGATATGGATATTGTTAGTAGTGATAGTGAGCGAGAGGATAACGGGTCGAATATGGTTGATATTGCCGATTGCTTACAAAAACCAGCAACACATGATATACCTTTGCCACCTGATGCGCCACCTATGAAAGGCGTTGCCATGCAAGCAATGGCATTCAACTATGTTAATCATAACAGTGGCATTGCCGCCTTTGATATGTATATGCACCCTACAATACATTATAGCACTCCAATGGATATGCCACAAACAATGTTACCTATGCCACCAACACCGCCTGCACCACCattaataacaacaacagcaaacgaTATACAGCCCTTGCCAATCACGAATGAGATCGCGGTGAATACTTTTGATAATGATGTGAAAAATGAAGTTCCAAATAGAGAGCTTATCATCACTGCATCACCGAAATCTGCTAGCATGGATATTATAGCGGAAGATACACAAGATGAACCACCGGACGGTGAGGGTAGTGGTGAAGACGAAGAAGAAGCAGAAGCTTTACGCGCTTTGTTACTATCACAACGACAGATGGCTAAGGCAGCGAAAGCAAATGGTATGCCACGTTTGAGAAAACCCTCGCCGGCGCAAGAGATACCACAAATTATACGACATCACTCACCGAAAATCGCATCCTTGGATGTGGATAGACTTCAGGAGAATAATACTATAATAAAAGCGCTTCCGCTCCAACTTCCTGTATTACAAGTTAATAAACCCCTCTTGGATACCAAACCAACGGAGTCAATATTAAAAGAAGCATTACGTCGTTTAAAAGTTAAGAAATCTATACAACCTCGCGAAGATCCGCAACAGGTTTGTGAAAAACACGCTGATAATATACAACCACGTTTAACTATAAAACCATTTGCTCGTTGCAAGGAACTTGGGGACGAAGAAGAAACAGTAGTTTTGGCGCATGCGGAAGCGCATAACCTCATTGTAAATGAGTCATCACAATCGAATGATTCAAATAAACATTCAATGCAGCAGCAGGAAGACACAAGAAGTAGTTTCGAATTGGAATCGCACAAAAGAAGTGCGCCCGAAATTTTAGGTACACACGCGACATCAATTGAAAATACTCAAAAAAGACGTTTAGAAAACGAAATGTCTAAAGCAGGGCGTACATTACGTATCATTGAACTCAGGCAAGACATTGAGTATAGCAGCAGTCAGCATTCGTCGGAAGGTAGCAGCAATAATGTTGAGCTAGAAAAAGCCGGTAATGCACAAAGCGTCTGCGTTTATGAGAAGCCATCAAAGAAATTCAAAACCTCAACTAACGAGCAGTTAAATCACACCCAAAAAGCGACGAGTATTATAAGTGTGAATGGAAAAGAGCGCATACAAGAGTCGGCAAGCAACAAAGAAAGAAATAGCAGCGCTAGTGGTGAAAAAGAGAACAAGGAATTGCTAAAAGAAGTAAGCACTAAAAGCGATGTTATGGCGAACGTTATTGCGAACGTTATTGCGAATGTTAAACCGAATGCAGTTAAGCCTGTGAAGAAATTAGCGAGGGCTGCAGTGGAGAAGCGAAAAGTTAGCCAATTAACATTTGCatcagcaacaaaaacaacaattactacaacaacaaaccAACCAGCAAAAAATGCTGCTCCGTCGCAAAAGAAAACGGTGTCAGCAGCACCAAGAGTTCCATCATTAGTTGCAAACCCAATATCAAAGCAACTGAAAATTGTTAAACCAAATAAAGTGATTAACAAACATTTACACACAAGTAATGATACACAAACGATTACCGAAGCTAGCACACAATCACGTGTACTCACAAGCTCCAAATTACCTAATATAAAAGTGAATAAGCTAATTATACGTGTCGGTGGCGATGTTGAATCCTCCTCAGAGGATGAAGAAATTTTACGTCATCAAACTTTAGAACGTTGTATACGTCTAACCACAGCGCGTACTGCCACACCCGACTCACTGACGGGCATACTCAATGAAAATTTTTATAGCAGCAAAGTTTCGAGTAattcacaacaacaacagcaactcgcCGAAATGCCAAATGATGATATATCGAATTTGTCATTATCAGCACAACAGGACGCAGTGATGTCTGCCGCAACTGAAGCATTCGAAAAGAAATTAgaagatttccttaaaaatatgcGTTCGAAAACGCAATCAAAAACTAACAGCAGCGTAGAGCATGCGCGTGTGCGGAAAATAAGCTCAAGCAGTAAACAGACGGGCACACCAACG gctGTACGTAGTTTACCCACCGCTTCACAAGAGGAATACAAACGACTTGTACACCGcatgaaaatattggaaaaacaaaagcaactgaaaaaaatgcaaaaagctcTGCTAGAAGATGCTGAGAAGTATAGCAAAAATAAGAAAGACAGTGCCACGCAAAAGTTAAAAAAGACCAAGGAGGTTATTTTCAGTGAAACTGCCACACAAACATCCAACGATGCATCAAGTATGGGCGGCTATGATCAGGAAGCCAAAACAATTGAAAATGATGCCGTTGAAAGTACCGAAAAATGTGAGTCAAGAAAAACTGATAGCAATGAGGTGGCTGCTGCAAATGTGCAGATCGCTAAGGCAGAAGCAGTAAAAGCGAATTTGGCGCTGACTGCGAAACTGCAGACATGTGAAAAAATTGTTACGAATATAAG TAATAATATCATAAAACGTTTGGATAAATCGCTGCAACTTGTAAATGATGCAAAATTGTCCAAAATCGCTAAAATGCGTCATGAGCAACGCATCAAGGAACTGCGTCTCGAAATGGACCAAACACAGCGCAAAATGAAAgaagaacaaataaaaatgtCACGTATTTATCCAGAAATATGTGCCAACAATGAATTCATAACAAACTTGAAACAAAAACGTGCAAAAGTGCTAGAAATGGCAATGAAGTTGGGCAGACGCGTTAAGGGCGATGATTATAG cttgctttggcatataactggacccaacgaacaaaCACAAATTATAACTGTCTATTATACTgaaatcaatagccgcggcattatttgtggagttggaaagcaacgcatacaaaAATggcaggcgagaatggaaaggcaaatattgggagatttgtgtaatccattggagatgagtgacgaatc gttcaaaaaactttcgacttaa
- the LOC137243903 gene encoding uncharacterized protein isoform X1 produces the protein MSSGREEGEIDSEEDGLRKRINELEEENAKYEKIKGFTDCYMDKYGHMHQFNDYNDFEAEQRAGQVPTDVSSISSVEFQTPKKKKHKRNKKGKCKVHARRSNRCTHQRQKHCKTQLHEEKRRHHHHHHNRERVVLNPYYEQPGIEIISLDSTDMSDYDRDNYSIAAMEIESPDESYNTTLPLSREELRLALGRGAAERKNNVCSLKERLQPDKLIPIDNEENEDKDEKVQTFQNATANLNENIDNVVEIDSDNSISLEEHELRLIALRSAIMKKHATRKKRNAEIAYSPTDFDDLVVEPISVVDSEIEELHGDMELSPASSPHLLLSPIHCDDEQNSNISLETVDQQIDTKPIDMDIVSSDSEREDNGSNMVDIADCLQKPATHDIPLPPDAPPMKGVAMQAMAFNYVNHNSGIAAFDMYMHPTIHYSTPMDMPQTMLPMPPTPPAPPLITTTANDIQPLPITNEIAVNTFDNDVKNEVPNRELIITASPKSASMDIIAEDTQDEPPDGEGSGEDEEEAEALRALLLSQRQMAKAAKANGMPRLRKPSPAQEIPQIIRHHSPKIASLDVDRLQENNTIIKALPLQLPVLQVNKPLLDTKPTESILKEALRRLKVKKSIQPREDPQQVCEKHADNIQPRLTIKPFARCKELGDEEETVVLAHAEAHNLIVNESSQSNDSNKHSMQQQEDTRSSFELESHKRSAPEILGTHATSIENTQKRRLENEMSKAGRTLRIIELRQDIEYSSSQHSSEGSSNNVELEKAGNAQSVCVYEKPSKKFKTSTNEQLNHTQKATSIISVNGKERIQESASNKERNSSASGEKENKELLKEVSTKSDVMANVIANVIANVKPNAVKPVKKLARAAVEKRKVSQLTFASATKTTITTTTNQPAKNAAPSQKKTVSAAPRVPSLVANPISKQLKIVKPNKVINKHLHTSNDTQTITEASTQSRVLTSSKLPNIKVNKLIIRVGGDVESSSEDEEILRHQTLERCIRLTTARTATPDSLTGILNENFYSSKVSSNSQQQQQLAEMPNDDISNLSLSAQQDAVMSAATEAFEKKLEDFLKNMRSKTQSKTNSSVEHARVRKISSSSKQTGTPTAVRSLPTASQEEYKRLVHRMKILEKQKQLKKMQKALLEDAEKYSKNKKDSATQKLKKTKEVIFSETATQTSNDASSMGGYDQEAKTIENDAVESTEKCESRKTDSNEVAAANVQIAKAEAVKANLALTAKLQTCEKIVTNISNNIIKRLDKSLQLVNDAKLSKIAKMRHEQRIKELRLEMDQTQRKMKEEQIKMSRIYPEICANNEFITNLKQKRAKVLEMAMKLGRRVKGDDYRLNNNLKSEITLKTKGLATHIKFVNSLTYNDLDKLNMNAINESNTKNNANANEFPENGTALLQNTPPESHAANVSENVDGEVNDEANAECKKTDNSSLEVCVNTVDGHVINAHAQPEENCDIANEVADMEACTDNVTSAEEMSGSTCEASGIKEVQRQHVGAKQEENVADVMKEDMAQTKRPRSSVRDYVSPLMHLKSESGKWDPNDILCPYELMGQCEDKECSYQHLTIK, from the exons GTCACATGCATCAATTTAATGATTACAATGACTTTGAAGCTGAACAACGTGCGGGCCAGGTACCCACCGATGTTTCATCCATTTCATCTGTTGAATTTCAAACACCTAAAAAGAAGAAACACAAAAGAAATAAGAAGGGTAAATGTAAGGTACATGCGCGAAGGAGTAATCGTTGCACACATCAACGCCAAAAACACTGTAAGACTCAACTGCATGAAGAAAAGCGACgtcaccatcatcatcatcataatcGGGAACGTGTTGTGCTGAATCCATACTATGAACAACCTGGCATTGAAATAATTTCATTGGACTCCACCGACATGAGTGATTATGATAGAGATAATTATTCAATAGCGGCCATGGAAATTGAAAGTCCAGATGAAAGTTATAACACAACATTGCCTTTGAGTCGTGAAGAGCTACGTTTAGCATTGGGGCGTGGTGCAGCTGAGAGGAAAAATAATGTTTGCTCATTAAAAGAGCGTCTACAGCCGGACAAACTCATTCCAATAGATAATGAAGAAAACGAAGATAAAGATGAAAAagtacaaacatttcaaaatgcCACAGCGAATTTAAATGAAAACATAGATAATGTAGTAGAAATTGATAGTGATAACTCCATATCCCTAGAAGAGCATGAATTACGTTTAATTGCGCTAAGGTCAGCGATTATGAAAAAGCATGCGACGAGAAAAAAACGCAATGCGGAAATTGCATATTCACCTACAGATTTTGATGATTTGGTCGTGGAACCAATAAGTGTGGTTGACTCGGAAATTGAAGAGTTGCATGGTGATATGGAATTAAGTCCAGCAAGTTCACCGCACCTATTACTTAGTCCCATACACTGCGATGATGAACAAAATAGTAATATAAGTTTAGAAACAGTAGACCAACAAATTGATACCAAACCTATAGATATGGATATTGTTAGTAGTGATAGTGAGCGAGAGGATAACGGGTCGAATATGGTTGATATTGCCGATTGCTTACAAAAACCAGCAACACATGATATACCTTTGCCACCTGATGCGCCACCTATGAAAGGCGTTGCCATGCAAGCAATGGCATTCAACTATGTTAATCATAACAGTGGCATTGCCGCCTTTGATATGTATATGCACCCTACAATACATTATAGCACTCCAATGGATATGCCACAAACAATGTTACCTATGCCACCAACACCGCCTGCACCACCattaataacaacaacagcaaacgaTATACAGCCCTTGCCAATCACGAATGAGATCGCGGTGAATACTTTTGATAATGATGTGAAAAATGAAGTTCCAAATAGAGAGCTTATCATCACTGCATCACCGAAATCTGCTAGCATGGATATTATAGCGGAAGATACACAAGATGAACCACCGGACGGTGAGGGTAGTGGTGAAGACGAAGAAGAAGCAGAAGCTTTACGCGCTTTGTTACTATCACAACGACAGATGGCTAAGGCAGCGAAAGCAAATGGTATGCCACGTTTGAGAAAACCCTCGCCGGCGCAAGAGATACCACAAATTATACGACATCACTCACCGAAAATCGCATCCTTGGATGTGGATAGACTTCAGGAGAATAATACTATAATAAAAGCGCTTCCGCTCCAACTTCCTGTATTACAAGTTAATAAACCCCTCTTGGATACCAAACCAACGGAGTCAATATTAAAAGAAGCATTACGTCGTTTAAAAGTTAAGAAATCTATACAACCTCGCGAAGATCCGCAACAGGTTTGTGAAAAACACGCTGATAATATACAACCACGTTTAACTATAAAACCATTTGCTCGTTGCAAGGAACTTGGGGACGAAGAAGAAACAGTAGTTTTGGCGCATGCGGAAGCGCATAACCTCATTGTAAATGAGTCATCACAATCGAATGATTCAAATAAACATTCAATGCAGCAGCAGGAAGACACAAGAAGTAGTTTCGAATTGGAATCGCACAAAAGAAGTGCGCCCGAAATTTTAGGTACACACGCGACATCAATTGAAAATACTCAAAAAAGACGTTTAGAAAACGAAATGTCTAAAGCAGGGCGTACATTACGTATCATTGAACTCAGGCAAGACATTGAGTATAGCAGCAGTCAGCATTCGTCGGAAGGTAGCAGCAATAATGTTGAGCTAGAAAAAGCCGGTAATGCACAAAGCGTCTGCGTTTATGAGAAGCCATCAAAGAAATTCAAAACCTCAACTAACGAGCAGTTAAATCACACCCAAAAAGCGACGAGTATTATAAGTGTGAATGGAAAAGAGCGCATACAAGAGTCGGCAAGCAACAAAGAAAGAAATAGCAGCGCTAGTGGTGAAAAAGAGAACAAGGAATTGCTAAAAGAAGTAAGCACTAAAAGCGATGTTATGGCGAACGTTATTGCGAACGTTATTGCGAATGTTAAACCGAATGCAGTTAAGCCTGTGAAGAAATTAGCGAGGGCTGCAGTGGAGAAGCGAAAAGTTAGCCAATTAACATTTGCatcagcaacaaaaacaacaattactacaacaacaaaccAACCAGCAAAAAATGCTGCTCCGTCGCAAAAGAAAACGGTGTCAGCAGCACCAAGAGTTCCATCATTAGTTGCAAACCCAATATCAAAGCAACTGAAAATTGTTAAACCAAATAAAGTGATTAACAAACATTTACACACAAGTAATGATACACAAACGATTACCGAAGCTAGCACACAATCACGTGTACTCACAAGCTCCAAATTACCTAATATAAAAGTGAATAAGCTAATTATACGTGTCGGTGGCGATGTTGAATCCTCCTCAGAGGATGAAGAAATTTTACGTCATCAAACTTTAGAACGTTGTATACGTCTAACCACAGCGCGTACTGCCACACCCGACTCACTGACGGGCATACTCAATGAAAATTTTTATAGCAGCAAAGTTTCGAGTAattcacaacaacaacagcaactcgcCGAAATGCCAAATGATGATATATCGAATTTGTCATTATCAGCACAACAGGACGCAGTGATGTCTGCCGCAACTGAAGCATTCGAAAAGAAATTAgaagatttccttaaaaatatgcGTTCGAAAACGCAATCAAAAACTAACAGCAGCGTAGAGCATGCGCGTGTGCGGAAAATAAGCTCAAGCAGTAAACAGACGGGCACACCAACG gctGTACGTAGTTTACCCACCGCTTCACAAGAGGAATACAAACGACTTGTACACCGcatgaaaatattggaaaaacaaaagcaactgaaaaaaatgcaaaaagctcTGCTAGAAGATGCTGAGAAGTATAGCAAAAATAAGAAAGACAGTGCCACGCAAAAGTTAAAAAAGACCAAGGAGGTTATTTTCAGTGAAACTGCCACACAAACATCCAACGATGCATCAAGTATGGGCGGCTATGATCAGGAAGCCAAAACAATTGAAAATGATGCCGTTGAAAGTACCGAAAAATGTGAGTCAAGAAAAACTGATAGCAATGAGGTGGCTGCTGCAAATGTGCAGATCGCTAAGGCAGAAGCAGTAAAAGCGAATTTGGCGCTGACTGCGAAACTGCAGACATGTGAAAAAATTGTTACGAATATAAG TAATAATATCATAAAACGTTTGGATAAATCGCTGCAACTTGTAAATGATGCAAAATTGTCCAAAATCGCTAAAATGCGTCATGAGCAACGCATCAAGGAACTGCGTCTCGAAATGGACCAAACACAGCGCAAAATGAAAgaagaacaaataaaaatgtCACGTATTTATCCAGAAATATGTGCCAACAATGAATTCATAACAAACTTGAAACAAAAACGTGCAAAAGTGCTAGAAATGGCAATGAAGTTGGGCAGACGCGTTAAGGGCGATGATTATAG ATTGAATAACAATTTGAAAAGTGAAATAACACTTAAAACAAAAGGACTGGCAACACATATAAAGTTTGTCAATTCCTTAACATACAATGAtctagataaattaaatatgAATGCCATAAACGAATCCAATACTAAAAATAATGCCAATGCAAATGAATTCCCGGAAAATGGCACagctttattgcaaaatacacCGCCCGAATCGCACGCTGCTAATGTAAGCGAAAATGTTGACGGCGAAGTAAACGATGAAGCTAATGCTGAATGTAAAAAAACTGATAATAGCTCACTTGAAGTATGTGTGAATACTGTTGATGGTCATGTGATAAATGCTCATGCACAACCCGAAGAAAACTGTGATATTGCTAACGAAGTGGCGGATATGGAAGCATGCACTGATAATGTAACAAGTGCTGAAGAGATGTCCGGGTCAACGTGTGAAGCCAGCGGCATCAAAGAA GTTCAACGTCAGCATGTCGGTGCTAAACAAGAAGAAAAcgttgcagatgttatgaaggaAGATATGGCACAAACGAAGCGTCCACGTAGTTCGGTGCGCGATTATGTGTCACCGCTTATGCATTTAAAAAGTGAAAGTGG AAAATGGGATCCAAACGATATTTTATGTCCATACGAATTGATGGGCCAATGCGAAGATAAGGAATGCAGTTATCAACATTTAACAATTAAATAA